The following proteins are encoded in a genomic region of Huiozyma naganishii CBS 8797 chromosome 9, complete genome:
- the ESC8 gene encoding Esc8p (similar to Saccharomyces cerevisiae IOC3 (YFR013W) and ESC8 (YOL017W); ancestral locus Anc_1.373) has translation MSAAEREVERADHSEDRPDGDSEKREMEVKASGEQKPARKRGGQMTVDDFASGVRSLRRSTRIRESADKVVYDEIVEDAAAPEAEEERLPKRIKFTSKYSSAATSAGDVQPTEIQAADAQPRAKGNLASVLMSKINDKELYTRNWSSAVPLEMKLRSADENKLFAAWSDCYRDILTPAQYAGDIVKVMSFMNKFSAYFHEDLLTLSFQDFEIGLELVMATADVKKTKQAQDRMNYLFYCLMKILFDKNVHSSFSHYMSIKVRFKTNVTKLRKSIFEWGVPKEWRYLEYIPVFTPTLDKIGLLALEPADRLMMISSLATYIMTQTQPIHDEIYRVTHTKKDIGLSNDSHYVTRYLLNGVDESVNSFKNLCEQIQFHMERKQRNAVKRKRSLKPEFHAQLAVLKTVKDVLRQVPDDKDDDGKEKTAVIMSLYDKWVLLFEGFVQDNPLNNPYTDEVYFARLQDFFVGRIQGVGEFYLPRLHSPTHEANLLNAFVDLRHLLKLFEDYKGNKIDMQTLYSKFYGHVSDQFVLLFHDSPSELSNYFEEASERMPYWFRVSDSSETLLEFIERLDSLIQSIDADEGANDDTKKLTKILKKPKNETARQNIVSLKNYLSNVCNIFRELEEIIKLYDGIKPTRTRSKLKSFAYTEDEDGEEDIFEDQIDEEPIEEYPEEKEDIDFDVGAVESEGEAEEEYLKEEIKKREKKYLDIPADLASNGNHNGHRLTRNGKRSSSRR, from the coding sequence ATGAGCGCTGCCGAAAGAGAGGTCGAACGGGCGGATCACAGTGAGGATAGGCCCGATGGTGACTCCGAGAAGCGTGAGATGGAAGTCAAAGCTAGCGGCGAGCAGAAACCTGCGCGGAAGCGGGGTGGACAGATGACCGTGGACGATTTTGCGAGTGGTGTGCGGAGCTTGCGGCGGTCCACTCGTATCAGGGAATCCGCGGATAAAGTTGTCTACGATGAAATCGTCGAGGACGCTGCCGCTCCCGAggcagaagaggaaagacTGCCGAAGAGAATCAAGTTCACGAGCAAATATAGCTCTGCCGCTACTTCCGCGGGCGATGTTCAGCCGACTGAGATACAGGCGGCAGATGCACAGCCGCGGGCGAAGGGTAACTTGGCCAGTGTGCTTATGTCTaagatcaacgacaaaGAACTGTACACGCGCAATTGGTCCTCTGCGGTGCCCCTGGAGATGAAACTGCGAAGTGCAGACGAGAATAAACTGTTTGCCGCATGGTCTGACTGTTACAGGGACATACTGACGCCCGCCCAGTACGCTGGGGATATCGTCAAAGTTATGTCCTTCATGAATAAGTTTTCCGCTTACTTCCACGAGGATCTCCTGACTTTATCGTTCCAGGACTTCGAAATCGGGTTGGAACTGGTCATGGCCACGGCAGACGTCAAGAAGACGAAACAGGCCCAAGATAGAATGAATTACCTGTTCTACTGCCTCATGAAGATCCTCTTCGACAAAAACGTGCACTCAAGCTTCAGCCACTACATGAGCATCAAAGTAAGGTTCAAAACTAACGTCACAAAATTGAGGAAGAGCATCTTTGAATGGGGGGTCCCCAAGGAATGGCGCTACTTGGAATACATCCCCGTTTTCACACCCACTCTGGATAAAATCGGACTACTGGCCCTAGAGCCAGCAGATAGactgatgatgatatcgaGTCTTGCTACGTACATCATGACACAGACGCAACCGATCCATGATGAAATATACAGGGTCACACATACCAAGAAGGACATAGGACTGTCGAACGACAGTCATTATGTCACACGGTACCTGCTAAACGGGGTTGACGAGAGTGTCAACTCATTCAAAAACCTGTGTGAACAAATCCAATTCCACATGGAGAGGAAGCAGAGGAATGCAGTGAAGAGGAAGCGGTCTTTGAAACCAGAGTTCCACGCCCAGCTAGCCGTTTTGAAGACAGTGAAGGATGTTTTGAGACAGGTGCCCGACGACAAAGACGACGACGGCAAGGAGAAAACCGCGGTGATCATGTCACTGTACGACAAATGGGTTTTACTGTTTGAGGGATTTGTCCAGGACAATCCGTTAAACAACCCTTACACGGATGAAGTGTACTTCGCTCGGTTACAGGACTTTTTTGTTGGTAGAATACAGGGGGTCGGTGAGTTCTACCTGCCACGTCTCCACTCTCCAACACACGAGGCCAACCTTCTAAACGCATTTGTCGACTTGAGGCATCTGctcaaactgtttgaagacTACAAGGGGAACAAAATAGACATGCAAACCCTGTACTCCAAGTTTTACGGCCACGTGAGCGACCAGTTTGTGCTGCTCTTCCACGATAGTCCGAGTGAACTGTCTAACTATTTTGAGGAGGCTTCAGAGAGGATGCCATACTGGTTCAGAGTCTCGGATAGTTCAGAAACTTTGCTGGAATTCATCGAAAGACTCGACAGTTTGATCCAAAGCATAGATGCGGACGAAGGTGCGAATGATGATACAAAAAAGCTTACCAAAATTCTGAAGAAGCCCAAGAATGAAACGGCAAGGCAGAATATAGtgtcgttgaagaactacCTCTCGAATGTTTGTAATATATTTCGTGAGTTGGAGGAAATAATCAAACTGTACGACGGCATCAAGCCAACAAGGACGCGCAGTAAACTAAAATCATTTGCATATAccgaagatgaagatggAGAGGAAGATATATTCGAGGACCAGATAGACGAGGAGCCCATAGAGGAATACccggaggagaaggaagaTATTGACTTTGATGTTGGAGCAGTCGAATCTGAGGGAGAAGCGGAGGAAGAATACTTAAAGGAGGAGAttaaaaagagagaaaagaagTATTTGGATATCCCTGCTGATCTGGCCTCCAATGGTAACCACAATGGCCACCGTTTGACAAGGAATGGCAAAAGAAGCTCCTCTAGAAGATGA
- the HAP1 gene encoding Hap1p (similar to Saccharomyces cerevisiae HAP1 (YLR256W); ancestral locus Anc_1.380), with product MAGLSVQDMGSNMIPETDGGSNGGSMSNSSFGSGFNGDGKVKRKRNRIPLSCTICRKRKVKCDKTRPHCNQCTKTGVAHLCHYMEQSWAEEAEKELSKDMELKNLKERVRYLERSLSKVHASTSNSTSNTPDNAGIGSVGAPSPATNTTLHTPIDDKRSSNMMSTSSLVNDDTGADENTGVVLLSGEDKYEEDELDLTKQFDMLHIKNNGTIHLGATHWLAIMKGDPYLKLLWGHIFQIREKVNEWYSQRLLLQKYNRKKRHHHTANGPSRCPVVHVPIEGAESKPTLKEPVPYARRAAINQYLPPLPAGDINKCPVVGHMVLPANKEPGSPLYKVEPENIPAPAPHPLPPSSGDAVRRCPVTGQVADDSIKSSPAPPAALNSDETNSKTSIKISPQAANAKVRNVEKLPSFKKLTNAKFGTGADQKNLISEYNRKLELDALSNEEIIEKVTKLLPPRPIIFQFINKFFKHIYPIIPVIDEQNFKNHVEEILSCKMENAENTSTAPLSLKVSKGSDYCYLGIMAIILRLTWLSLPGNRCEMDLGAFDGNSGSAFNANSPASPASVSSITSTSSSANIKEDTLLLNYETPAEALELIKDYLIKFDKISSISNNNINLTTIQFAVFYKIYMSNSPTEGFVNPKVTIHSISDSNAHDNESNQILLSSIIQMAFSCGLHRDPDNFPQLNVVSTYHNNSANGTALDGNNSAQNAEMKNTSESKMKENQVTTERFKHTWRKIWYYIVHLDVQQSLALGSPRLLRNLKDFSDTKLPSSSKIDYVRDIKELIIIKNYTLFWQIDLVIIAILNHILNVNVAKNVRKCELDALIDSLKQLTYGNESINDVLKNLVNKGLLSTSEGPVSYQDYSDETYGLPSLEEILSREAVTAPPSMNNTPMSTTVHDIHTPNGSSSQNHHSSSDKRFELPHEATTKALFFTKHLTLRMLLYLLNYILFTHYEPKGSTDSGTIGLTKHYAQEALTYALDGYRNCLIFFSNVRKSPNNMSTIFDYVNVLLSPGCLDIGHRALQFLVCLTLRAKCGPIGNMNQNLFTAGGEDSDNDTISNPDSNNATNPVLAQGNLADLNPNIINDINLESVTDAQLSDNLVARMELFQQLTSQIAVKFPYANRTSRSTGFFITLLGGKVSKKDGDGSVGVMKHPKISGFFKNVPSLVLSGDNDQLSRCPVFQDALGFMSPRTPSTPQATQLPPFKSSYKPITYTNSNIRKMELKKEQQDEKRRKLNVPSPLTNPNVMTGSNNSNIIPPLPIINSVNNFTDNMSAPNGFYDGNMNVPMPQYRANDALRSGAPRVNGPPSAGIGSATVTPMRVPTPLSMPLPPIEPSSGVSNMVDANGNPVVPPFMNNTAAGGLNSLNVGTGAGNHNGGGLNELFDPTNVMQAITQFNPLLEMNNFAGGLMNMSDFGGNDSYTNSSAPSSNVNSNASRTPSMMPGQDTNYNGAPNADLDFFIPKIEDGFTELQDFTIWD from the coding sequence ATGGCAGGATTATCTGTTCAAGATATGGGGTCGAACATGATTCCGGAGACTGATGGTGGCAGTAATGGTGGATCGATGAGCAACAGTAGTTTTGGGAGTGGTTTCAACGGTGATGGGAAagtaaaaagaaagagaaataGAATTCCGCTGAGCTGTACCATTTGcaggaagaggaaagttAAATGTGACAAGACGCGTCCACACTGTAACCAGTGTACAAAGACCGGTGTGGCCCACTTGTGCCACTATATGGAGCAGTCGTGGGCGGAAGAAGCCGAGAAGGAACTGTCCAAGGACATggaattgaaaaacttgaaggaacGGGTCAGGTATTTGGAACGAAGTCTGTCCAAAGTACACGCATCCACGTCGAACTCAACAAGTAACACACCGGATAACGCCGGAATCGGCTCTGTTGGTGCACCAAGCCCGGCGACTAATACCACTTTGCATACTCCGATAGACGATAAACGTAGTAGCAATATGATGAGCACGAGTAGTCTTGTCAACGATGACACGGGGGCAGATGAGAACACGGGTGTCGTTCTATTATCTGGGGAGGACAAATATGAGGAGGACGAACTGGATTTGACTAAACAGTTCGATATGTTACACATTAAAAATAACGGTACCATCCACTTGGGTGCGACGCATTGGCTGGCTATTATGAAGGGTGACCCTTACTTGAAGCTTCTTTGGGGCCACATCTTCCAAATTAGAGAAAAGGTAAATGAATGGTACTCCCAGAGGTTGCTACTACAAAAATACAATAGGAAAAAGAGACACCACCATACGGCCAACGGCCCAAGTAGATGCCCTGTTGTACACGTACCTATCGAAGGTGCTGAAAGTAAGCCAACACTCAAGGAACCGGTCCCTTACGCACGTCGTGCCGCTATCAACCAATATCTTCCACCACTTCCAGCTGGCGACATAAACAAATGTCCCGTTGTCGGTCACATGGTTTTGCCAGCAAATAAAGAACCTGGATCTCCTTTATACAAAGTGGAACCAGAGAATATACCAGCGCCGGCACCTCATCCACTACCACCATCCTCTGGAGATGCGGTTAGAAGATGTCCAGTGACAGGTCAAGTGGCAGACGATTCGATAAAAAGTAGTCCCGCGCCTCCCGCTGCACTCAACTCAGATGAAACTAATTCGAAAACGTCCATAAAGATATCACCTCAGGCGGCAAATGCAAAGGTGAGAAATGTGGAAAAGTTGCCCTCATTTAAGAAACTGACCAATGCGAAGTTTGGGACGGGGGCGGACCAAAAGAATCTCATCTCTGAGTACAACAGGAAGTTGGAGTTGGATGCACTTTCAAACGAGGAAATTATAGAGAAAGTCACAAAACTTCTGCCTCCAAGACCCATCattttccaattcatcaacaaatttttcaaacacATATACCCAATCATACCAGTCATTGACGAacaaaacttcaagaaccaTGTCGAGGAGATTCTGTCCTGCAAGATGGAAAACGCAGAGAACACGAGCACGGCGCCACTGAGCCTGAAAGTTAGCAAGGGGTCCGACTATTGCTACTTGGGTATCATGGCGATTATACTGAGATTGACTTGGTTGTCGTTGCCGGGAAACAGATGTGAGATGGACCTCGGCGCCTTTGATGGGAACTCAGGCAGCGCATTCAATGCGAATAGTCCAGCCTCCCCTGCATCTGTATCTTCGATCACGTCTACGAGCTCTTCTGCAAACATTAAAGAAGATACACTACTACTCAACTATGAGACACCAGCAGAAGCTCTGGAACTAATTAAGGACTACTTGATTAAGTTCGACAAGATCTCTTCGATATCAAACAACAATATCAATCTGACTACCATTCAGTTCGCCGTGTTTTACAAGATATACATGAGTAATTCACCAACTGAAGGGTTTGTCAACCCAAAGGTTACTATTCACAGTATCTCAGACTCAAATGCACACGATAACGAATCGAACCAAATTCTTCTATCGTCGATTATACAAATGGCATTCAGTTGTGGTCTGCACAGAGATCCAGATAATTTCCCACAACTGAACGTCGTCTCGACATATCATAACAATTCCGCTAATGGAACTGCCTTGGACGGCAACAACTCTGCTCAAAATGCAGAGATGAAGAATACATCAGAGTCTAAAATGAAGGAGAATCAAGTTACAACAGAGAGATTCAAGCACACGTGGCGTAAAATATGGTACTACATCGTGCATCTCGATGTACAACAGTCACTAGCGCTGGGGTCGCCGAGATTACTAAGGAATCTGAAAGACTTCAGTGACACAAAATTGCCCTCATCCTCGAAGATCGATTATGTGCGCGATATCAAAGAACTGATCATCATCAAAAACTATACGCTATTCTGGCAAATTGATTTGGTAATTATTGCCATTTTGAATCACATACTCAATGTTAACGTGGCCAAAAATGTTAGGAAGTGTGAACTGGATGCCCTTATTGACTCCCTAAAACAATTAACGTACGGTAATGAATCAATTAATGACGTCCTGAAGAACTTAGTCAACAAAGGTTTATTGTCGACCTCAGAAGGCCCTGTAAGCTACCAAGACTACTCTGATGAAACATATGGGCTCCCCAGTCTGGAAGAGATTTTGTCCAGAGAGGCAGTGACTGCACCCCCATCGATGAATAACACTCCAATGTCTACTACAGTGCATGATATACACACGCCTAACGGGAGCAGTAGCCAGAATCACCACTCAAGCTCCGATAAGAGGTTTGAACTACCCCATGAAGCGACAACTAAGGCTCTCTTTTTCACAAAACATCTGACTCTACGAATGTTGTTGTATCTGTTAAACTACATTTTGTTCACACACTACGAGCCAAAGGGGTCTACAGACTCTGGAACGATCGGTTTAACGAAACACTACGCTCAAGAGGCTTTGACATATGCCCTGGATGGGTACAGAAACTGCctgatttttttcagtaATGTGAGAAAGAGTCCCAACAACATGTCTACCATCTTTGATTATGTGAACGTCTTGCTTTCCCCAGGATGTCTAGATATCGGTCACCGTGCTCTGCAGTTCTTGGTGTGTTTAACACTGAGGGCCAAATGTGGTCCAATCGGCAACATGAACCAGAACCTGTTTACCGCTGGTGGTGAGGATTCTGACAACGACACCATATCAAACCCAGATAGTAACAACGCTACCAATCCGGTGCTTGCTCAAGGTAATTTGGCCGATCTCAACCCGAATATTATCAACGACATCAATCTGGAAAGCGTCACGGATGCGCAATTAAGCGATAATCTAGTAGCGCGTATGGAGCTGTTTCAGCAACTGACGAGCCAAATTGCAGTGAAGTTTCCATACGCCAACCGTACCTCTAGATCAACAGGGTTCTTTATCACGCTCTTGGGGGGCAAAGTATCGAAAAAGGATGGGGATGGGTCTGTTGGAGTTATGAAACACCCCAAAATATCAgggttcttcaagaatgTGCCGTCTCTTGTCTTGTCAGGTGATAATGACCAGTTGTCGAGATGTCCTGTTTTCCAAGATGCCCTCGGATTTATGTCTCCCAGGACGCCGTCAACTCCACAGGCAACGCAGTTACCTCCATTCAAATCATCGTACAAGCCAATCACGTACACGAATAGTAACATCCGTAAGAtggagttgaagaaggagcAACAGGATGAAAAGAGACGGAAGCTGAATGTTCCATCGCCTTTGACGAACCCAAATGTCATGACTGGCAGCAACAATTCGAACATCATCCCACCCTTGCCTATTATAAACTCTGTCAACAACTTTACTGATAACATGAGTGCCCCCAATGGTTTCTACGATGGGAATATGAACGTTCCAATGCCGCAATACAGGGCGAACGATGCGCTAAGATCTGGGGCACCGAGAGTAAATGGTCCACCATCCGCTGGTATTGGGTCCGCCACAGTAACGCCAATGAGAGTGCCCACACCGTTGTCGATGCCGCTACCCCCTATCGAGCCTTCGTCGGGCGTTTCTAATATGGTGGATGCGAATGGTAACCCGGTGGTGCCACCGTTTATGAACAACACTGCTGCTGGCGGCCTCAACTCCTTAAACGTTGGTACCGGTGCGGGCAACCACAACGGTGGTGGGCTGAACGAGCTGTTCGACCCTACGAATGTGATGCAAGCGATTACCCAGTTCAACCCGCTGCTTGAGATGAACAACTTCGCGGGCGGGCTCATGAACATGAGCGATTTTGGGGGCAATGACAGCTACACGAACAGCAGTGCTCCAAGCTCCAACGTGAACTCGAACGCGTCGCGCACCCCAAGCATGATGCCGGGACAGGACACGAACTACAACGGTGCCCCGAACGCAGACTTGGATTTCTTCATCCCCAAGATCGAAGACGGTTTTACCGAGCTACAGGACTTTACCATTTGGGATTGA
- the CMK2 gene encoding calmodulin-dependent protein kinase CMK2 (similar to Saccharomyces cerevisiae CMK1 (YFR014C) and CMK2 (YOL016C); ancestral locus Anc_1.374) — translation MPASIVSKDLAEPESIKGHKVSKLLRKLSGQPPSYVNRADYEFGKTMGAGTFGVVRKATKISTGEEVAVKIILKKALEGNDIQLQMLYDELAILQQLKHPNIVEFKAWFESKDKIYIVTQLATGGELFDTILKRGKFTELDAVDIVVQILKAVEYIHSQNVVHRDLKPENILYVDESEKSQIVIADFGIAKRLEGEGDLIFKAAGSLGYVAPEVLLNSGHGKPCDIWSVGIIAYTLLCGYSPFVAEDVDGFLDEIVENEEPIAFHSPYWDEISNEAKQFILRAVTIDPFQRPTATELLKDPWITSKGFKGAERNILPDVKKGFSLRKKLRDAVELVMINNRIRQLKNLYSSPDSESDSDLEEAPMVSLESLTQSLNDLRVNSHKKLVKMTQDQKRLQSTLTQDMFSMIVKTASKNKKFLKGLDPMSSSSKESSSEKGKKK, via the coding sequence ATGCCGGCTAGTATAGTGTCGAAGGATCTGGCTGAACCAGAGAGCATAAAGGGCCATAAGGTCTCGAAACTGCTACGCAAACTGTCTGGTCAGCCACCCTCATATGTCAATAGAGCGGACTATGAGTTTGGGAAGACCATGGGTGCAGGGACTTTTGGTGTAGTTAGAAAGGCGACTAAAATCTCCACGGGCGAGGAGGTTGCCGTGAAGATCATACTGAAGAAGGCCCTTGAGGGGAACGATATCCAGTTGCAGATGCTATACGATGAATTGGCAATCTTGCAACAGCTTAAGCACCCTAACATTGTGGAGTTCAAGGCATGGTTTGAGTCCAAGGACAAGATCTATATCGTCACGCAGTTGGCTACCGGTGGTGAGTTGTTTGATACCATTTTAAAGAGGGGGAAATTCACCGAGTTGGACGCTGTAGATATCGTGGTACAGATCTTGAAGGCTGTGGAGTACATACACTCCCAGAACGTCGTGCACAGGGATCTGAAGCCCGAGAATATCCTATACGTTGACGAATCAGAAAAATCGCAGATCGTCATTGCAGATTTCGGTATTGCAAAGAGACTGGAAGGCGAGGGAGATctcattttcaaagcagcAGGATCCCTGGGTTATGTGGCCCCCGAGGTTTTGTTGAATAGTGGACACGGAAAACCATGTGATATATGGTCCGTAGGTATCATTGCATACACTTTGCTGTGCGGGTACTCCCCATTTGTTGCAGAGGATGTGGACGGTTTCTTGGACGAGATAGTTGAAAATGAGGAACCAATTGCGTTCCACTCACCTTACTGGGATGAAATTAGTAACGAGGCAAAACAGTTTATTCTGAGGGCGGTGACAATTGACCCTTTCCAGAGACCAACTGCCACCGAATTGTTGAAAGACCCATGGATCACCTCGAAGGGCTTCAAGGGCGCTGAAAGGAATATCTTACCTGACGTGAAGAAGGGCTTCAGCTTGCGGAAGAAGCTGCGTGACGCTGTGGAACTGGTGATGATTAACAACAGAATTAGacaattgaagaatttaTATTCCTCACCGGACAGTGAGTCGGACTCGGACTTGGAGGAGGCACCTATGGTTTCGTTAGAAAGTCTGACGCAGTCGTTGAACGATCTCAGGGTGAACTCCCACAAAAAGTTGGTTAAGATGACGCAGGACCAAAAAAGATTACAGTCCACTTTGACGCAGGATATGTTTTCGATGATCGTGAAAACTGCCAGTAAGAATAAAAAATTCCTCAAGGGTTTAGATCCTATGTCCTCGTCTTCGAAGGAGTCGTCTTCTGAGAAaggcaaaaagaaataa
- the GSY2 gene encoding glycogen (starch) synthase GSY2 (similar to Saccharomyces cerevisiae GSY1 (YFR015C) and GSY2 (YLR258W); ancestral locus Anc_1.375) produces MVRDIQNNVLFEVATEVCNKVGGIYSVLKSKAPVTVAQYKDRYHAVGLLNKETYQNEVDLLDWEADDTFPKELRPVQQTLRSMRSRGVNFVYGRWLVEGAPRVILFDLGSVVQFLNEWKSDLWSLVGIPSPENDLETNDAILFGYVVAWFLGELAHVDQTHAIIAHFHEWLAGVALPLCRKRRIDVVTIFTTHATLLGRYLCASGDIDFYNNLSNFDVDHEAGKRGIYHRYCIESAAANSADVFTTVSQITALEAEHLLKRKPDGILPNGINVVKFQAVHEFQNLHAVKKEKINDFVRGHFHGAFDFDLDNTLYFFIAGRYEFKNKGADIFIEALARLNYRLQVMGSKTTVVAFIIMPAKTNSFTVEALKSQAVVKSLENTVSEVTKSIGQRLFDHAMRFPHNNTNTELPVDLDALLTQSDKVSLKRRVLGLRRSSNELPAIVTHNMVDDANDKVLNKIRQVGLFNHSYDPVKIIFHPEFLNSSNPILSLDYDEFVRGCHLGVFPSYYEPWGYTPAECTVMGVPSITTNLSGFGAYMEDLIEVDQAKDYGIYIVDRRFRAPNDSIEQLVDFMLEFCKKTRRQRINQRNRTERLSDLLDWKRMGLEYVKARQLALRRAYPDLFKELVGEELNPTNMDSMAGGQKFKVTRPLSVPGSPSGATVNSTVYMTPGDLGTLQDANNIDDYFNLNVDGAVEDDLDNDGE; encoded by the coding sequence ATGGTCCGTGATATCCAGAACAATGTGCTCTTTGAAGTAGCGACCGAGGTGTGTAACAAAGTAGGCGGCATCTACTCCGTCTTGAAATCGAAGGCGCCCGTCACAGTGGCCCAGTACAAGGACAGGTACCATGCAGTGGGtcttttgaacaaagagacGTACCAGAATGAAGTGGATTTACTGGACTGGGAGGCCGACGACACTTTCCCAAAGGAATTGAGGCCCGTTCAGCAGACGCTGAGGTCCATGCGTTCCCGTGGCGTTAACTTTGTGTACGGGAGATGGCTTGTCGAGGGGGCCCCAAGGGTGATACTGTTTGATCTTGGGTCCGTCGTGCAGTTCCTGAACGAATGGAAGAGCGACCTGTGGTCCCTCGTAGGGATCCCATCGCCAGAGAACGATTTGGAGACAAACGATGCTATTCTGTTCGGGTACGTCGTTGCGTGGTTTCTAGGTGAATTGGCGCATGTTGACCAAACACACGCCATCATCGCACACTTCCATGAATGGCTCGCCGGTGTCGCTCTGCCCTTGTGTCGGAAGAGAAGAATTGACGTCGTGACCATCTTTACCACTCATGCTACACTGCTTGGGAGGTACCTGTGTGCTTCCGGTGACATTGACTTCTACAACAACCTTTCGAATTTCGATGTCGACCACGAGGCGGGCAAGAGGGGAATTTACCACAGGTACTGTATCGAGAGTGCTGCGGCAAATTCCGCGGACGTGTTTACCACAGTGTCCCAGATTACGGCGTTGGAGGCAGAGCATCtgttgaaaaggaaaccaGACGGGATCTTGCCCAACGGTATCAACGTGGTAAAGTTCCAGGCAGTCCACGAGTTCCAGAACCTACACGCTGTtaagaaggaaaagatcaaCGACTTTGTAAGGGGCCACTTCCACGGAGCCTTCGATTTCGACCTGGATAACACGCTGTACTTCTTCATTGCGGGGAGATACGAGTTCAAGAATAAGGGGGCCGACATATTCATCGAGGCACTGGCCAGATTGAACTACAGACTGCAAGTGATGGGGTCCAAGACCACCGTGGTCGCCTTTATCATTATGCCGGCGAAGACCAATTCGTTCACTGTGGAGGCTCTTAAGAGTCAAGCGGTTGTCAAATCATTGGAAAACACCGTTTCTGAAGTTACAAAATCCATTGGTCAGAGACTTTTCGACCACGCCATGCGGTTCCCTCATAACAACACCAACACGGAATTACCGGTGGATTTGGACGCATTGCTTACTCAGTCGGATAAGGTATCCTTGAAGAGAAGGGTCTTGGGCCTGCGTAGGTCTTCCAACGAGCTGCCCGCGATTGTCACCCACAACATGGTGGATGACGCTAACGATAAAGTTCTGAATAAGATCAGACAAGTGGGGCTGTTCAACCACTCCTACGATCCTGTCAAGATTATCTTCCACCCAGAGTTCTTGAACTCCAGTAACCCAATTTTAAGTCTGGACTACGACGAGTTTGTTCGCGGTTGCCATTTGGGTGTGTTCCCATCCTACTACGAACCATGGGGTTACACTCCAGCTGAATGTACAGTGATGGGTGTCCCATCCATCACCACCAATCTGTCCGGATTTGGTGCTTACATGGAGGATCTGATCGAGGTGGACCAAGCAAAGGACTACGGGATCTATATTGTGGACAGGAGATTCAGAGCGCCAAACGACTCCATTGAACAATTGGTTGATTTTATGCTAGAGTTCTGCAAGAAGACGAGAAGACAGCGGATCaaccaaagaaacagaacGGAGAGACTATCCGACTTGCTCGACTGGAAGAGAATGGGGCTAGAATACGTCAAGGCTAGGCAACTGGCACTAAGAAGGGCTTATCCAGATTTATTCAAAGAGCTCGTGGGCGAGGAACTGAACCCAACAAATATGGACAGCATGGCAGGTGGGCAGAAGTTCAAAGTAACAAGACCACTGAGCGTCCCTGGGTCCCCCAGTGGAGCAACTGTCAACAGTACCGTGTATATGACACCGGGAGACCTTGGTACTTTACAGGACGCTAACAACATCGACGACTACTTCAACTTGAACGTTGACGGTGCAGTGGAAGACGATTTGGACAACGACGGCGAGTAA